One Streptomyces dangxiongensis genomic window, CGAGACGCGCCTGGTGGCCGTGATCGCCCGGGGCGAGGCCGCACCGCGGCCGGCGGGCGAATGGCGCGCCGCTCTCGCGCGCGGCCTTCCCGCCTACATGCTCCCCGAACTGTTCGTCGAGGTGCCCCGGCTGCCGTGGACCGCCCACGGCAAGACCGACCGCGAGGCACTGCTGAAGCGGGCACGGACGGCCGGGCCCGCCCAGGTCAACACCTCGACCCCGCGCGACCACACCGAGCTGACCCTCTATCACCTCTGGCGGCGGCTGCTGCTCCACGCCGACATCGGCATCCAGGACAACTTCTTCGACATCGGCGGGACGTCGATCTCCGCCATCAAGCTGGGCCCACGCCGTGCAGGAGGCGTTCGGCGAGCCGCTGCCCGTCCGCGACATCATGCTGCACCCGACCATCGAGGCGCTGGGCGGACGGCTGCGGCGGCGAGCCGCGGCCCAGTCCCCCCGGCAACCTCATCGCGTTCCGCGACGGCGACGGTTCCGGCCGCGTCGTCTGTGTCCACCCCGGCGGTGGTACGGCCTTCTGCTACCTGCCGCTGGCCAGGGCTCTGCCGGAGGACTGCGGTGTCTACGGCATCCAGTCCCCGGGGCTGAACCCCGGAGAAACCTTCCTGCCCACGGTCGAGGCCATGGCGGACGACTACCTGCGGCTCATCGAGCCACTGCTCGACGGGCCGCTGGTCCTCACCGGACTCTCCTTCGGCGGCCTGGTCGCCCACGAGATGGGACGCCGTCTGGCGCTGGCCGGGCACACCGGGCCGAGCGTGGTCCTCCTCGACACCCACGGCAGTGACGAGGACGCCCGGCGCGCCGAGATCGAACCGGTGGGGATGGCCGAGTTCCGCCAGAAGCTGGTCAAGTTCAACGGTATGTACCCCGGGATCGAGGACGAGCAGATCGAGCGGTACTTCCGGGTCTACAACCACAACCGGCTGGCCGCGCGCGCCTACCGGGCACCGTCCACGCCGGCCCGGCTGGTCCTGCTGCAGGCCACCCGGGGACTCGACGCCCCAGCGTCGCGCGCGGCCGGGGACTTCTGGCGCCGGCGTGCCGGCAACGGCCTCCGGGTGGAACGACTGGCCTGCGACCACTGGGAGATCCTGGAGCCCGCCGGCGTTTCGCGCGTGGCCGCGCTGCTCGCCTCCGAGCTGGCCCGATGACCGGCGTCCCGTCGACCGGAGACCCGTCCGGTACCGGACGAACCACGGCCCGTCCGGCCGGGCGAGGCGCAACCGGCCGAGGCACAGCCGGGCAAGGCACAGAGGACATGATGGAAGCCACACCGACCGCAGAGACCGCACCGACAGCGCAGCCGGCCCGGACCGCACCGACCGCACCGGTCGCTTCCGGGGCGGCCGGCCTGGCCGAGAGCGTACTCGCCCAGGCCCGCCGCACCCCGGGCGCCGTCGCCGTCATCGACGGCGAACGGCACCTCGACTACGCCGCGCTCGACTCCGCCAGTGCCACCGTCGCCGACGCCCTGCGCCGCCGTGGCATACGGCCCGGCCAGGCGGTGGCGGTCTGCCTGCCACGGTCGTGGCAGCTCGTCTGCGCCATGCTCGGCGTCCTGCGTCTGGGCGCCGTGGTGGTCCCGCTCGACGCGCAGAGCCCGCCCGAACGGCGCGGTCACATCCTCACCGACGCGGCCACCGTGGCACTGATCCACGGCGAGACGGCACCCGAGGACCTGCCGGGCCGCGTGGCGCCGCTGGCGGTCGCGGCCCTCCTCGAAACCGCTCCGGCCACCGCGGACGTACCCCCGCGGGCCGCCACCGCCGCCGCACCGGTCTCCTTCGTCTTCTACACGTCGGGCACCACCGGCCGGCCCAAGGGCGTCGAAGTGCGGGACGCCGGAATCCTGCGCCTGGCACGGCCCGGCTGGATCGAACTGCCCGAGGGCGCCCGCTACGCCTGCCTGTCCAACCCCGCGTTCGACGCCCTCAGCTTCGAGGTGTGGGTGCCCCTGCTGACCGGCGGCTGCTGCGTGATCCTCGACGACGAGGTGGTACAGACCCCCGACGTGCTGGCGGCCGAGCTGCTGCGCCGGCGCATCGACACGCTCTTCATGACCGTGGCGCTGTTCAACACGGTGGTCGACAGGGCTCCCGACTGCTTCACCGGAGTCCGCCGGGTACTGGTCGGCGGGGAGCAGCTCAACGCCCCGCTGATCCGCCGCTGGTACCGGGACAACCCGGCCGCCCCCACCCGGCTCCACAACGTGTACGGCCCCACCGAGGCCACCACCTTCGCCCTGTGCCACCCGATCCCCCGCGACGCCGGCCGGGACGTCGTGCCCATCGGCCGGACCCTGCCGGGTACCGAGGCGCTCGTGGTGGCCGACGGCGCACGACCGGCCGGGACCGGCGAGCTGGGCGAACTCCTCCTCGCCGGAGAGGCGCTGGCGGCCGGCTACCGCAACCTGCCGGACGAGACCGCACGCCGCTTCGTCCGGCTCCCCTGGCACGACGGAGGGCGCGCCCGGTACCACCGCACCGGCGACCTGGTGAGGCGCGGCGCCGACGGCCTCATCGAGTACGTGGGACGCGCCGACCGCCAGGTGAAGGTGCGCGGCTTCCGCATCGAACCGGGTGAGCTGGAGCGGCACATCCTGTCCCATCCGGCGGTCCGGCAGACGTACGTCTGCACGCGCCGTGACGAGACCCAGGGCGTCAACGAACTGCTGGCCTTCCTGGTGCCCGGGGCCGGCCTCACGTTCGACGACTTCGACCGTCACCTGGCCGCCGGCCTGCCGCCGTACATGCGCCCGCACCGGATCCACCTGGTCGGCGAACTGCCGCTCAACGCCAACGGGAAGGTCGATCAGGCCGCCCTGCTGCGGCGCGACGACGACGAGCCCTGGCGCCGCGCCGAGGCCACGGCGCCGGAAGCCGCCGCCACCGAGTGGCAGCGCGGGATCCTCGAACTGGCGGGCCAGGTACTGGGGGTGCCGGGGCTGCGCCTGGACGACCGCTGGATCGCCAGCGGCGGCGACTCGCTCAAGGCCCTGCGCCTGCGCTTCGAGGTGCGGCGGCGCTGGGGCTGCGAACTGCCGCAGCGCCTGGTCCTGCGGGCGGACCTCGCGGAACTGGCCGCAGCCGTCCGGGCCGGACGCGCCACGGACCACTCGCCCTATCCGGCGGCCCCCGCCCCGGGGGACGCCCGCTCCGCGCCGGCCACCTCCGAGCAGCAGCGGCTGTGGCTGCTGCACCAGCAGGACCCCCGGTCGTCCGCCTACAACGTAGGGCTGTCCTTCCGGATACGCGGCACCGTCGACAGCGCGGCACTGCGCCGTGCGCTGCAGCGGCTGGTGGCGCGCCATCCGGCGCCGCGCACCGCGTTCGAAGCCACCGCCGGGGGACTGCGCCAGGTGGTGGGGGAGCCGTACGACCCGTGGACGGAGCCGCCCGCGGACCTGGGCGGCGACGAGAAGAGCCGGCGCGACCACGCCGACCGCTTCTTCGCCACGCCGTTCGACCTGACCCGGCCACGACTGCTGCGGGCGAGCTGGCTGGCGGAGGACGACGGCGGCGCACTGCTGCTGCACCTGCACCACATCGCGGTCGACGGCTGGTCGCTCAACGTGCTTCTCCGGGAGCTGTCACAGGAGTACGCGGCCGTGTCGCACGGGGACGGGGCAGCCCCGCCGGCCGCGCCGACGCCGCTCGACTTCGCCGCCTGGCAGACCGACTGGTTCAGCCGGCCGGGATACCTGACGCAGCGCGCCGAACTCCGGGCCCACTACGACGCGGCGGAGCAGGAGAAGGAACACGCGGCGATGGCGGCACCGCCGGAACCGGTCCGCCGCGCGGCCCGCGAGGGCCGCCTGCTGCGCACGTCCCTCGACGCGGTACGCCGCACCACCCTGGACAGGCTCTGCTCCGAACTCGGACTGACCCGCTTCCAGCTCCTGCTGGGCGTCTTCGCATGGAGCCTGTACGGCGTCACCGGCCGCTCCCGGCTGCGGGTCGCGAGCCCCGTCGCCAACCGTCCCGTGCAGGCGTTCGAAGCCAGCGTCGGCATGTTCGCCAACACCGTGCTGCTGCCCACGCGGGTCGAGCCCCGCCGGTCCCTGCGCGCCGAGCTGCTGCGTCACGGCACCGCCGCACAGGCCGTACTGGACCGGCAGGACGTGGCCCTGGCTGACGTACTGGCCGACCGGGACGCCGGCGCCGGCGGCACGCCGTTCGACTTCCTGTTCGTCCTGGAGAACACCGACTTCTCCGCGCTGGCGCTGCCGGGCTGCGACACCCGCCCCGAATGGTCCGCCCCGGCCCACGCCAAGTGCCCGCTGACGCTGTCCGTGGTCGAGCACGAGGACGGTTTCGACTGCCTCTGGGAGTACGCGGAGGGCCACTTCACCGCTCCCGAGGTGCAGGCGACGGCCGACCTCTTCCGCAGCGGGCTGGACCGGCTGGCCGAGGACCGGGACACCACCGTCGCGCACCTGGTGGCCCCCTACCGCCAGAGCCTTCCCGACCCCGGGCGCGGCACCCCGGCGGAGCCGGCCTGCGCCACGGTGGCCGAGGCCTTCGCCCGTCAGGTCCGCCGGACACCCACCGCGCCCGCGCTCGCGGCCGGTGACCGTACCCTCAGCTACGCCCTGCTCGACGTCCATGCCGCGGCGCTGGCCGCGGAACTCCTGGAGCGGTTCCCCGTGCCGCCGGAAGACGACCGTCC contains:
- a CDS encoding thioesterase domain-containing protein encodes the protein MARALPEDCGVYGIQSPGLNPGETFLPTVEAMADDYLRLIEPLLDGPLVLTGLSFGGLVAHEMGRRLALAGHTGPSVVLLDTHGSDEDARRAEIEPVGMAEFRQKLVKFNGMYPGIEDEQIERYFRVYNHNRLAARAYRAPSTPARLVLLQATRGLDAPASRAAGDFWRRRAGNGLRVERLACDHWEILEPAGVSRVAALLASELAR